DNA from Krasilnikovia cinnamomea:
GACGCAGGCCGTCCCGATCGGCGTACCCGACCCGAACACCCGGTGCTACATCCTCGACGAGGCGCTGCGGCCGGTCCCGCCCGGCGCACCCGGCGAGCTGTACGTGGCCGGGCGCGGCCTGGCCCGCGGCTACCTGGGCCAGCCCGGCCTGAGCGCCGCCCGGTTCGTCGCCGACCCGTACGGGCCGCCCGGTGCCCGGATGTACCGCACCGGGGACCGGGCCCGCTGGCGCGCCGACGGGACCATCGACTTCCTCGGCCGGCTCGACGACCAGGTGAAGATCCGCGGCTTCCGGATCGAACTGGGCGAGGTGGCCGCCGCGCTCACCGCCCACCCGGACGTCGTGCAGGCGGTCGCCGTGGTGGACCGCGACGGCCCGCTGACCCGCCTCATCGGGTACGCCCAGGCCGCCCCGGGCACCGACGCCGAGCTGGTCCGGGCGTACGCGGGCACCCGGCTGCCCGAGTACATGGTGCCCGCGATGGTGATCCTGCTGGAGCGGCCGCTGCCGCTGACCAGCAACGGCAAACTCGACCGGGCGGCCCTGCCCGCCCCGGACTGGGCGGCCCTGGCCGGTGACGACGAGCCGTCCACCGACACCGAACGGGCGCTGGCCACCATCGTGGCCGACCTGCTGCGCCTGCCCCGGGTGGGCGTACGGGACAGCTTCTTCGCCCTCGGCGGGCACTCGATGCTGGCGATGCTGCTGGTCGGCCGGGTCCGCGCCGAACTGGGCGCGGAGCTGTCCATCCGCGACGTGTTCGACGCGCCCACGGTCGCCGACCTGGCCGTCCGGATCCGGCTGTCGGCGGCCTACCCGGCGCCGACCCGCGCCCCCCGGCCCGCCGTGGTGCCGGCGGCACCGGCGCAGCAACACCTGCTGACGCCTGCCCGGCAGTGGGACCACGCCCTGCTGCTGCGGGCACCGCACGGCTTCGACCCGGCCGCGTTGGCCGCCGCCTGGGCGGACGTGTGCGCCCGGCACGAGCCGCTGCGCACCGTGCTGGTGGACGGCCGTCAGGTGCTCGCCGACCCGCCCCCGCTGCGCGAGGCCACGGTCACCGGCATCACGCTGGACGTGGCCGCCGCGACCATCGCCGGTCAGCCGCGCCCCGGGGGCGGCCCGGTGCAGGCGCACCTGATGACCCGCGACGGGGCGCAGGCGCTGCTGCTGACCATGGCGCACGTGGCGGTCGACGAGTGGTCGGTGCTGCCGCTGACCGACGACCTCGCGGCGGCGTACGAGGCCCGCCGGGCCGGGCGGGCACCGGACTGGGCACCACTGCCGGTGACCTACGCCGACGCCACCCGGTGGTGGGGCGAACTGCTCGGCGATCCGGCCGACCCGCACAGCCGGCACGCCCGCCAGCTCGCCTGGTGGCGCGACCGGCTGCGGGACGCCCCCGCGCTGCGGCTGCCCACGGACCGGCCGGCGCCGGAGCTACGGACCGGCCAGGGCGCCGAGGTGGAGCTGACTCTCAGCGCCGCCGAACACGCGGCCGTGGACGCGCTCGCCCAGGCCACCGGAACCAGCATGTTCATGGTGCTGCACGCCGCCCTGGCCGCCGTGCTCACGGCCCGGGGCGCGGGCGCGGACCTGCCGATCGGCATCCTCACCGCGGGCCGCACGGACGCCGCCCTGGCCGACCTGGTCGGCTGCTTCGCCCACCCGCTGGTGCTGCGCACCGACACCGGTGCCGACCCGACCCCCGCCGGCCTGCTCACCCGGGTACGCGCCGCGACCCTGGCCGCCCTCGACCATCAGGACGTGCCGTGGGCCGCCGTACGGGCCGCGACGCTCGGCGCGGACCCGGCCGTGCTGGTCGTGCACCACGAGCAGGCGGAACTGGCCACGCCCGGCGGGGGCGGCTTCGACGCCGTACCGACCCGGGTGGCCCACGCGGACCTCGTGCTGAGCTGCTACGAGCCGCGCGGCGCGGGCCCGGTCGAGTGCTACCTCGGCTACGCCACCGACGTGTTCGACCAGCCCACCGTCGCCGGGCTGGCCGCCGAGCTGCGCGCGACCGTGGCGGCGTTCGCCGCCCATCCCGACCGTCCGATCTCCACCCTCAAGGAGCACAGATGAGCAACCCGTTCGACGCCGCTGACGGTTCGTTCCTCGTCCTGGTCAACGACGAGCAGCAGCACAGCCTGTGGCCGGCGTTCGCGCCGGTGCCCGCCGGCTGGCGTCAGGTCGCCGGCCCGGACACCCGCCAGGCCTGCCTCGACTTCGTCGAGAAGAACTGGACCGACCTGCGCCCGCTGTCGCTGCGGGCCGGGTGACCGGCCCGCGTCCGCGCTCGCTGCCTCCGGACGGCCGCGGGACCGGTGGCCGTACCCCCGTGACGACCACCGGCGTCGGAGTCAGACGCTCGCGAAGCGCTGCCACACCCGGTGGGTGGCCAGCAGTTCCTGGACCGCCGCGAAGGTGTCCGGGCCGGCGTAGGCGGAGATCACGCCGGGCGTGCCGGCGATGCCCGCCGCCCGCAGGACGGCGGTGCCGTCGCCCCACGCGCCGATCGCCTTGGCGTGCCGCCACGCCTCCTCGGCCAGGCGCAGCACCCGTGGGTCGATCGGCGCCGGGTCCGCGGTGCCCGCCTTGGCGTCGCGGACCGCGCCGGGCGCCGGGGCGGGCGCGGCGGCCAGCAGCAGCGCGTCGAACTCCACCGACCGGGCCGTGTCGAACGTGCGCTGCACGGTCAGGTCACCCAGCTGCCCGCCGTGCGGCGCGATCACCAGCGGGACCAGCCCGGCACCGAAGGCGGCCTCCCGCACCGCGGTCACCCCGGGCAGGTCGGCGTCGGGGCCGACGACGATGCCGACGATCCGGCCCTCGGCCGGCCACTGCGCACCCACCTGCGACAGCGCCGGGCTGGGCACCACCTCGGCCAGCGGCGTCGTCGGCTTCGGTACGGGCAGGCCCAGGCCGGTCGCCACCCGCTCGCACAACACCGGGTCGATGTCGGCCAGGCACTGGACCTGCCGCTCCTTGATGGCCTGCTCGTAGCACTTGCCCAGTTCGAATGTGTACGCGTGCACGATGTGCTCCTGCTCGACCGGCGTCATGCTCTGCCAGAAGAGGCGGGTCTGGCTGAAGTGGTCGGCGAAGGACACCGGGTTCGCCCGGATCTTCGGCGCCTCGGCGACCCGCACGGGCACGTCCACGAACGCGTTCTCGTCGTCGCCGGCCTCGAACGGGTTGCCGCCGTCCAGCGAGTTCGGCCGGTACGGCGCCACGCCCGCGTGCACGGCGTGCTGGTGGAAGCCGTCGCGCAGCATGTCGTTGACTCCGGCGTGCGGGCGGTTGATCGGGATCTGCGGGAAGTTCGGTCCGGCCAGCCGGGTCAGCTGGGTGTCCAGGTAGGAGAAGAGGCGGCCCTGCAGCAGCGGGTCGTTGGTCACGTCGATGCCGGGCGGCAGGTTGCCCAGGTGGAACGCCACCTGCTCCGACTCGGCGAAGAAGTTGCTCGGCGTGCGGTTGAGTACCAGCTTGCCGACGCGTTGCACCTCGGCCAGCTCCTCGGGCACGATCTTGGTCGGATCGAGCAGGTCGATGCCCGCGAACGTCTCCTCGGGCGTGTCGGGGAACACCTGCAGCCCCAGTTCCCACTCCGGGTACGCGCCGGCCTCGATGGCGTCGTACAGATCGCGGCGGTGGAAGTCGGGGTCGACCCCGCTGATCAGCTGGGCCTCCTCCCACAGCAGCGAGTGCACGCCCAGCCTGGGCTTCCAGTGGAACTTCACGAGCACCGTCGCACCGGCGTCGTTGACCAGCCGGAACGTGTGCACCCCGAACCCCTCCATGGTCCGGTACGAGCGGGGGATGCCCCGGTCGGACATGTTCCACATGGTGTGGTGCTGCGCCTCGGTGTGCAGGGAGACGAAGTCCCAGAACGTGTCGTGGGCGCTCTGCGCCTGCGGGATCTCCCGATCCGGGTGCGGCTTGGCGGCGTGGATGACGTCCGGGAACTTGATCGCGTCCTGGATGAAGAACACCGGGATGTTGTTGCCGACCAGGTCGAAGGTGCCCTCGTCGGTGTAGAACTTCGTGGCGAAGCCGCGGGTGTCGCGCACGGTGTCGGCCGAGCCCCGCGAACCCAGCACCGTGGAGAAGCGCACGAAGACCGGTGTCTCGCGCCCCTTCTTGAGGAACCCGGCCCGGGTGATCGCCTCGGCGGTGCCGTACGCGGTGAACACCCCGTGGGCCCCGGCGCCCCGGGCGTGCACCACCCGCTCGGGGATCCGCTCGTGGTCGAAGTGGGTGATTTTCTCGCGGAAGTGGTGGTCCTGCAGGAGGATCGGCCCGCGCGCCCCGGCCTTGAGCGAGTGGTCGGTGTCGCGCAGCCGGGCCCCCTGGGCGGTGGTCAGGTAGGCGCCCTGCTGGGCGAACGCGGCGGCCGGGCAGCCGGGGACCGCGCCCGTGGGAGTGCGCGGCTCCGGGGTGCCCTGCTCCGGCTTGGGCGGCAGCGGCTCGGCCGGCTCGGTCGGCTCCGCCAGCGCCGGGGTGCCGCTGCCGGGCGCTCCGGGCACTCGGGGCGTGGCGGCGTCGGTGAGCTTGGCGGCGGCGTGCTGCACGGCTTCCTTGACCGCCTCGACGGGCTTGCGGGGATCCATCAGACCGGCTCCTAGCGAGGTTGGGTGTCCGATTCGCTCCAGTTACCCGGACCGCCGTGCCTCTAACGTGCGCTATCAGACCGTGGTGCCTTCGCGGAGTCCGGCCTGGAGCGGCCGGAGTCCGCGTGAGGTCACGCGTCGTCGGGATCGCGCCGGATGGCCAGGAGGGCGATGTCATCGGTCGGCTTCGTCAGCCCGATGACGTTCATGATGGTGCGGCAGACCGATTCCGGATCGTCCGCCTTGACCACGTCGACGAGCGCGTTCAGGCCGACGTCGATGACCTCGCCCCGGCGCTCCACGAGACCGTCGGTGTAGCACACCAGCAGGCCTCCGGGCGGCAGCTCCAGGCTGGTCGTGTGCCGGCCGCCGTCGGTCCGGCCCACCCCGAGCGGCGGGTCGACCGGGGCGTCGATCAGGGTGGTGGGCCCGTCCGGCGCCGCCAGCACCGGCAGCACGTGCCCGGCGGTGGAGAGCAGCAGCGTCCCCCGGTCCGGGGAGATCATCACGTAGCAGGCGGTGGTGAGGCTGCCGGCCTCGAAGTGGCGGACCTTGCGGTCGAGCATGGTCAACACCTCACCCGGGTCGCAGGTGAGCAGGCTGTACGCCCGCAGCGCGCTGCGGACCCGGCCCATCACGACCGCCGAGGCGAGGCCGTGACCGGCGACGTCGCCGATGACCACGCCGAGCCAGCCGGACGGGAGCGCGAAGACGTCGTACCAGTCGCCGCCGATGCCGAACTCGTGGCCGGGCACGTACCGGGCGGCCAGCGCCAACCCGTCGATCCGGGGCAGCGTCGGCGGGATCAGGCTGCGTTGCAGCGCCAGCGCGGCGGTCTGCTCGACCTTGCGGCTGCGGATCTGCCCGGCCACCGCGGCGCGGTCGGCGGCCAGTTGCAGCAGGCTGAGGTCCTCGTCGGTGAACTCCCGGTGACTCATGGTGCCGACGTGCAGCACCCCGATGACCTCGCCGCCGACGAAGATCGGCACGCCGAGCAACGACCGCAGGCCCTTCTCGATCAGTATCGGGTTGAAGACGTCGTCCCTGGTCAGCTCGGCCAGCAGCGCGGGCTGGCGGGTCTGGGCGATCCGGCCCGCGAAGCCCCGCCCGATGGGGATCCGTACGCCCTGGCGTACCTCCTCCTCCAGGCCCTTGGCCGCGGTGGCGACCAGCTGCTGGGAGTGGGGGTCGACCAGCAGGATCGTGGCGGTGTCGGTGTTCAGCAGGTCGCGGACGCGTTCGAGTAGCTCGTCGAGCATGTCGGAGACCTCGAGGCGCGACAGGGTGGCGTCCGTGACCGCCTCAAGGCGACGCAGCCGCTCGTCGTCGCGTAATCCCTGTCCCACGGCGTCAGCGTAGTGCCATGGTCATTCCATCCCGATCCGGCTACCGCGACGGGTGTTTTCCGTCCCGCAGCCGGGGGAATCCGGCAAGTCATGCAGACGCTCACCAGGCTCCAGGAAGCCCGCTCGCTCGACCCGGTCAGCGACAAGTTGCAGGCGGCCGTCACCAAGGTGGTCCGGCCGCAGCGGCTGCGTGACCTGCTGCAGGGCATCTGGCTCGGCCATCCCCTGCACCCGGCGCTGGTGCAGGTGCCGATCGGCGCGTTCCTGTCGGCGGCCGTGCTCGACCTGATGCCCGGCCGCCGCCGGGCGGCGACCACCCTGATCGCGGTCGGCACCGGCTCGGTGGCGCCCGCGGTCGCCGCCGGCCTGCTCGACTGGTCCCAGATGACGCCGGACCGGCGCCGGGTGGGGCTGGTGCATGCCGCCGCCAACACGGTCGCGGTGGGCCTGTACGCCGCGTCGCTGGTCGCGCGCCTGAACGGCCGCGACGGCCGGGGCCGGCTGCTGGGTTTCGCCGGTCTGTCGGCGGCGGGACTCGGCGCGTTCCTCGGCGGCCACCTGTCGTTCGCGCAGGGTGCCGGCACCAACCAGGCCGTGCCGGAGCTGGCGCGGGTCCCGGCGGACTGGACGGCGGTGGGCTCCCTGGCGTCCCTGCCCGACCGCAAACCCACCGTACGGACCGTCGGCGACGTGCCGGTCCTGCTGTACCGGACCGGTGACCGGGTCTGCGCCCTGATCGAACGGTGCGGGCACGAGACCGGCCCGCTCGGTGAGGGCGACATCGTGGGCGAGGGGCCCGACGCCTGCGTGGTCTGCCCCTGGCACGGCAGCACGTTCCGGCTGGCGGACGGCGCGGTGGTGCACGGCCCCGCCGCCAGCGATCAGCCCACCCTGCCCACCCGGGTCCGCGACGGCATGGTGGAACTGCGCCAGCCCTGACCGGAGCCGGCCCTGACCGGTCTTGATCGAGGCCGGCCCTGATCGCCGGTCCCTCGCGCGGCCCGCCGTGCGGGGGACCGTGCCGTCAGCCGCGACGCCGGCCCCGGCCGAGCGCGGCGGCGGCCCCGGCCAGGGCGGCCGCGCCGCCGAGCGCCAGCAGGCCGTGGTGCTGGGAGGCCCACAACTGAGCGGTACGCCGGTGCGCCCGCCGGTCGAATGCCCCGTGCGCGCCGTGGTCGACGTCCTGGTCGGCGGGCTTCCACAGGTTTCCGGGGTATTCCGGGTCGTGCGGCTGACCGGTCTGCTGGGAGGCGTAGCCGGTGCGGGCCAGGTAGCGGTCCAGCAGCCCGGGGGCCACGGCGTTGGCCAGCAGGGTGGCGACGGTCGACCCGCCCACCCAGTACTCGCGGCGCCGGGGGTGGTCGGAGGCGTACTCGATCGCCCGGGCGGCCACCTCGGGCTGGAAGATCGGCGGCACCGGCTGGGCGCGGTGCGGCAGCCGGGAGCGGACCCAGCCGAACTGCGGGGTGTTCAGCGCGGGCATCTGCACCATGGTCACCCGTACCCGGCTGTGCTCGTGCAGCAGCTCGCAGCGCAGCGCCTCGGTGAAGCCCTGGATGGCGTGCTTGGCGCCGCAGTACGCGGTCTGCAGGGGAATGCCCCGGTATGCCAGCGCCGAGCCGACCTGGACGATGGTGCCCCGGTCGCGGGGCAGCATCCGGTCCAGCGCGGCCCGCGTGCCGTACACGAAGCCCAGGTAGGCGACCTCGGTGACGCGCCGGAACTCCGCCGGGCCGATCCGGGTGAAGGGCGCGAACACCGAGGTGAACGCGTTGTTGATCCACACGTCGATCGGGCCGAGCTCGCCCTCCGCCCGCGCGGCCGCCGCCTCGACCGCCCCGGCGTCGGCGACGTCGACGGCGATCGGCAGGGCGGTGCCGCCCGCCCGGGTGACCTCGTCCGCCGCGGCCGCCAGTCCGGTCTCGCCCCGGGCCAGCAGGACCAGCCGGTCGCCGCGGGCGGCCAGCCGCCGGGCGGTGGCGCGGCCGATGCCGCCGCTGGCCCCCGTGATCACGACGGTACGGGCGGTGCGCCCCGGCATGGTGGCCTCCTCGGTGACGGAACGGCTGCGCCTGCGCATACCCACGCGGCCCGTCCGGGACACCTGGGGACGGCGTTCCCGGGTGAATACCGGGCAGCCTGGGCCAAAGTTCTCTCCTCCAGGCAGCTCACGGCCCGGTAGTGGCGCACAGAGCGGGGGCCCATGGGACGGGCGGCAGTGCCGATCCCATGGGCCCCTGGCCTCCCCAGGCCGCGGCGGACGTTCGGTCAGCCGCTCTGCAGGGCGCGCAGCAGCGCGTCCTTGGTCATCGTGGAACGGCCCTTCACCTCGCGGCGGCGGGCCTCGGCGTACAACTCGGCCTTCGAGCGCTGGGCTCGCGGTGACGCGGCGAGCTCGGCCCTGGTGGGTGTCCGGGGTTTGTCGGACGACTTCCTGGTCGCCGACGGCTTGCCCAGCTCCTGCCACCGGCTTTCCGTCATCTGCACACCGAACTTGCGCGCGGCCCGCTGGATCCGCCGGAACGCCTCGTCGCGCTCCCGGTCGGTGACATCACGCACCTGATCGAAGCGGGCGATGGCGTTGCGTACGTGCGCGGCGTCGGTCAACGGCTCCTTGCGCACCCGGGGGAAGGCGAACCTGGTGTCCGGCAACGCGTTACGGTGCTCGGCGTCCAGCTCCTGTGGACGCGTTCTCCTGGTAGCCATGAATGTCTGCTACCCGCCGGCGCGACGGCGAAATCCCCGCGTGCGCCGCTACCTGCTGAGGGTGTCGATCAGGTCGCCCACCGGGCGGTCCGGCAGGGCCCGGGCCACATCGGCCACCGCGACGATGCCGACGAGCTGGTGGCCGTCGATCACCGGCAACCGGCGCACCTTGTGACTGGCCATCGTGCGCAGCACCTCGGCGACGTCGTCGTCGGCGCCGATGGTGACCGGCTTGCCCTGCGCCAGCTCGCCCGCGGTCATCTCCTCGGGGTTGCGGTGCTGGGCGACCGCCTTCGTGACGATGTCGCGGTCGGTGAGCATGCCCTTGAGCCGGTTGTCCTCGCCGCAGATCGGCAGCGAACCGACGTCGAGGTCGGCCATCTTGCGGCCCGCGTCGGCCAGGGTCTCCCGCTCCCCGATGCACGTGACGTCGGGTGTCATGATCTCGCGTGCGGTCGTCATGCTGACTTCCTTTCTCGGTCCGAGCCCCTGGGTGTACCCCGGGTGGACCGGGGCAATCACCCGGCTGGTCCCGGGCCAGCGTTTCGGCGGATCGGCGCGCGGGGCATGACGTTGTCCTGCCGCCGACGCCGAACCGGTGGGGCGTCGCCTGGCACGGCGGTAAGGATCTCCGGCACCTCCTGACCCCCGTGGTCGACCGGATCATGACCATCCCGGACAATGGCGTCGTGGGTATCGATGTTCGAGTCCAGGAGTACACCGGGGAGGTCGTCGACACGCTCGACAGCGCCGTTGGTGTCAACCGGCTCGCTGCGCACGCGGCCAATGATCCAGCCCGGTATCCGCTGCTCGCGGGAGTCGACGAGACCGACGACACCTACTTCAACTCCCGGCAAGCCAACAGGCTCGTCTCGGAACTAGCAACGCTGGCGGCCGATCACCCCGACCCGGAGGTGGCCACAGCCGCCACGCGCATCATCGCTCTGGCTGACCTGCTGCGGGCAGCGCCAGGACGACCACACCATCGCCAACTGATCTTCATCGGCGACTGACTTTTTGCCGGTGATCCGCGACCGGTCGCACGCCGACCGCGAGGAGGATCCGTCGTACGGGCGGCGCTGGCAGGTGATCGACGCCGGCATGATCAACGACTGTCTGCGCGAGATCAGCGGCCGGCGGATGACCGCGTAGTTGACCCTCGACCGGTTGCGGTTCGGTAGTTCATGCCCGGGCCTCCGAAGCGGCTGCGGGGCGCTTCCCGAACAGGCACGTGGCGCCGAGACGCGGCGCCACTTGTCTGTGGGGGTCCGCCGCTGTGCTGTTCGCGCCGCTCCGGGAGCGCAACTACCGACTCTGGGCCGCGGCCGACCTCGTGTCGACCGGGGGCACCTGGATGCAGGTGCTGGGGCTGAACTGGCTGATCCTGTCCACCACCGGCTCCGCCGCGACCATGGGCATCGTGGTCATGCTGCAGTCCCTGCCGGTGCTCGTGCTGGGCGGCTGGGGCGGCGCGCTGGCCGACCGGCTGCCCGCCCGTCCGGTGCTGATCGCCTCCCAGGCGTTGCGGGCCGCCCTGGCGCTGGCCCTGCTGGCCCACCCCCGACCCCAGCTGATCTTCGCGGTGGCGCTGGCCTCCGGCGTGATCGCCGCGTTCGAGGGCCCGGTGCTGGGCCGCTTCGGTGCGGCGCTGGTGCCGCGCGAGGCGCTCGGCTCGGCGCTTGCGCTCGGTTCGGTGCTCAGCTCGGCGGGCCGGATCGGCGGCATGGCGCTCGGCGGGGTGCTGGTCGGCCTGACCGGCCCGGGCGTGCTGTTCGGCATCAACGGCCTGTCGTATCTCGTGGTGATCGGCGCGCTGGCGGCCGTGCGCACCGCCGACCTGCGGGCCATGCCGCTGGCGGCGCCCGGTGACGGCGGGGTGCGCGCCGGTGTCCGGTACGTGCTGAGCCAGCCCGTGGTGCTCATCGTGCTGGCGCTCTCCTTCGTGCTCGGCGCGTTGGGCCGCAACTACCAGGTCACGATGGCCGCCATGGTGGCCGGCCCGCTGCACGGCAGCCCCG
Protein-coding regions in this window:
- a CDS encoding MbtH family protein, with the translated sequence MSNPFDAADGSFLVLVNDEQQHSLWPAFAPVPAGWRQVAGPDTRQACLDFVEKNWTDLRPLSLRAG
- a CDS encoding catalase — its product is MDPRKPVEAVKEAVQHAAAKLTDAATPRVPGAPGSGTPALAEPTEPAEPLPPKPEQGTPEPRTPTGAVPGCPAAAFAQQGAYLTTAQGARLRDTDHSLKAGARGPILLQDHHFREKITHFDHERIPERVVHARGAGAHGVFTAYGTAEAITRAGFLKKGRETPVFVRFSTVLGSRGSADTVRDTRGFATKFYTDEGTFDLVGNNIPVFFIQDAIKFPDVIHAAKPHPDREIPQAQSAHDTFWDFVSLHTEAQHHTMWNMSDRGIPRSYRTMEGFGVHTFRLVNDAGATVLVKFHWKPRLGVHSLLWEEAQLISGVDPDFHRRDLYDAIEAGAYPEWELGLQVFPDTPEETFAGIDLLDPTKIVPEELAEVQRVGKLVLNRTPSNFFAESEQVAFHLGNLPPGIDVTNDPLLQGRLFSYLDTQLTRLAGPNFPQIPINRPHAGVNDMLRDGFHQHAVHAGVAPYRPNSLDGGNPFEAGDDENAFVDVPVRVAEAPKIRANPVSFADHFSQTRLFWQSMTPVEQEHIVHAYTFELGKCYEQAIKERQVQCLADIDPVLCERVATGLGLPVPKPTTPLAEVVPSPALSQVGAQWPAEGRIVGIVVGPDADLPGVTAVREAAFGAGLVPLVIAPHGGQLGDLTVQRTFDTARSVEFDALLLAAAPAPAPGAVRDAKAGTADPAPIDPRVLRLAEEAWRHAKAIGAWGDGTAVLRAAGIAGTPGVISAYAGPDTFAAVQELLATHRVWQRFASV
- a CDS encoding PP2C family protein-serine/threonine phosphatase; translated protein: MGQGLRDDERLRRLEAVTDATLSRLEVSDMLDELLERVRDLLNTDTATILLVDPHSQQLVATAAKGLEEEVRQGVRIPIGRGFAGRIAQTRQPALLAELTRDDVFNPILIEKGLRSLLGVPIFVGGEVIGVLHVGTMSHREFTDEDLSLLQLAADRAAVAGQIRSRKVEQTAALALQRSLIPPTLPRIDGLALAARYVPGHEFGIGGDWYDVFALPSGWLGVVIGDVAGHGLASAVVMGRVRSALRAYSLLTCDPGEVLTMLDRKVRHFEAGSLTTACYVMISPDRGTLLLSTAGHVLPVLAAPDGPTTLIDAPVDPPLGVGRTDGGRHTTSLELPPGGLLVCYTDGLVERRGEVIDVGLNALVDVVKADDPESVCRTIMNVIGLTKPTDDIALLAIRRDPDDA
- a CDS encoding Rieske 2Fe-2S domain-containing protein, with product MQTLTRLQEARSLDPVSDKLQAAVTKVVRPQRLRDLLQGIWLGHPLHPALVQVPIGAFLSAAVLDLMPGRRRAATTLIAVGTGSVAPAVAAGLLDWSQMTPDRRRVGLVHAAANTVAVGLYAASLVARLNGRDGRGRLLGFAGLSAAGLGAFLGGHLSFAQGAGTNQAVPELARVPADWTAVGSLASLPDRKPTVRTVGDVPVLLYRTGDRVCALIERCGHETGPLGEGDIVGEGPDACVVCPWHGSTFRLADGAVVHGPAASDQPTLPTRVRDGMVELRQP
- a CDS encoding SDR family oxidoreductase, whose translation is MPGRTARTVVITGASGGIGRATARRLAARGDRLVLLARGETGLAAAADEVTRAGGTALPIAVDVADAGAVEAAAARAEGELGPIDVWINNAFTSVFAPFTRIGPAEFRRVTEVAYLGFVYGTRAALDRMLPRDRGTIVQVGSALAYRGIPLQTAYCGAKHAIQGFTEALRCELLHEHSRVRVTMVQMPALNTPQFGWVRSRLPHRAQPVPPIFQPEVAARAIEYASDHPRRREYWVGGSTVATLLANAVAPGLLDRYLARTGYASQQTGQPHDPEYPGNLWKPADQDVDHGAHGAFDRRAHRRTAQLWASQHHGLLALGGAAALAGAAAALGRGRRRG
- a CDS encoding DUF6582 domain-containing protein, with product MATRRTRPQELDAEHRNALPDTRFAFPRVRKEPLTDAAHVRNAIARFDQVRDVTDRERDEAFRRIQRAARKFGVQMTESRWQELGKPSATRKSSDKPRTPTRAELAASPRAQRSKAELYAEARRREVKGRSTMTKDALLRALQSG
- a CDS encoding CBS domain-containing protein; this encodes MTTAREIMTPDVTCIGERETLADAGRKMADLDVGSLPICGEDNRLKGMLTDRDIVTKAVAQHRNPEEMTAGELAQGKPVTIGADDDVAEVLRTMASHKVRRLPVIDGHQLVGIVAVADVARALPDRPVGDLIDTLSR
- a CDS encoding MFS transporter codes for the protein MLFAPLRERNYRLWAAADLVSTGGTWMQVLGLNWLILSTTGSAATMGIVVMLQSLPVLVLGGWGGALADRLPARPVLIASQALRAALALALLAHPRPQLIFAVALASGVIAAFEGPVLGRFGAALVPREALGSALALGSVLSSAGRIGGMALGGVLVGLTGPGVLFGINGLSYLVVIGALAAVRTADLRAMPLAAPGDGGVRAGVRYVLSQPVVLIVLALSFVLGALGRNYQVTMAAMVAGPLHGSPGSYGLLSTVFAVGAVAGGLLLAGTGRSTLRMLLASGFMISVLQFCSALAPNVLGFAALILPIAAGAVVFDTVVSTRVQLDTREDMRGRVLATLGIVSSLSGIVGAPAIGWLADTLGARGALLLAGAATTAAALGGAYALARAKGRTLRLPVPRRTAEQAA